The genomic interval GCTGCTACTCCTGGGGGGCCGCACCCAGCTCGAGGCCGCGGCCGAGGCACGTCCAACGTTTGTATCTGTCTGGATCGGCAACAACGACGTGCTCGGCGCAGCGATTGCGGGCAACACCGCCCTCATCACGCCACTTGAGGCCTTTCAGCAACGCTACACGCAGATGTTGAACAAACTGCAGGCAATGGGCGTGCAGGGCGGCTTGTTGATCGGTGTGGCGAACGTGACGGTCATTCCGCATTTTTCGCCAGGCATTGCCTATGCGCAGGCCGAACAGGCAGGCGCTTTTCCCCCAACCTTCGACGTGGCCGATAACTGCGCCACCACAGGCGCCACCACCCTGGTACCTTTCTCGTATGCCTTTGGCGAACTGCTGGCCGCCGCGATGCAGGGCCAGTCCGTTACGCTCGACTGCGTCAACGATCCCCGAATGCTCTCTCCGGCGGAGACAAGTACGCTCGTCCAGACCGTCGAGCAATACAATACTTTCATCCAGCAACAGGCTGACCGGCTGGGCTGGGCCTACGTAGACCCGAACGTGAAACTACAGGAGCTCAAAAGTCAGGGGCAGATCCCTGTATTCCCCAATGTAACCGCCGAAGAGCCTTTTGGCCCTTACTTTAGCTTGGACGGCGTGCATCCCAGCACCGCCGCCCACCGACTGGTAGCTCAGGAAGCGGCTGCCGCCATCAACGCCGTTTACGGGACCAACCTGCAGATACAGTAAATGCCGGTTTCCCGGACGTGCCGATACTCTCCCGGCCCCTTCAGGGGCCTTTTTTTTTGGTAGCGGTTCTTTAACCGAACCGTTTCATTTGCCGAACGCTTCAGCGCGTAACTTAAGCTCGCTTTCCCCCAAACCCACCCCGTGATCCCCCATGCTGCAACGTCGTGTTGTTGGCGTGGTCGGTACCGGCCATGTCGGCGTAGCTGCGGCCTATGCGTTGTTCATCAAAGGATTGGCCAGTGAACTGATCCTGATCGACAAAGACACACGCCGCGCGGAGGGCGAGGCCATGGACCTGATGCACGGCCAGTCCCTGGTGGGTAGTATGACCGTACGCGCAGGCACCTACACTGATCTGAAAGAGGCACAGCTTGTGATTATCAGTGCAGGCGTGGCACAGCGTCCCGGCGAAAGCCGTCTGGCTCTGCTCAACCGCAACGCTGAAGTCTTTCGGGAAATTATCGACGAGCTGGATCGCCATGCCCCCCATGCGATTCTGATTATTGCAACGAATCCGGTAGACATCCT from Rhodothermus sp. carries:
- a CDS encoding SGNH/GDSL hydrolase family protein — translated: MNRYRWHMTLRPLHWGLLGLLLLVLGCQDEGLLPPEPTGGALFARYVAIGNSITAGYQSGGINATLQQQAYPVLLAKAMGTPFNLPLLRNPGCPPPLVNLLTGERLGGLPGDFCAYRQVPPPRIINNVAVPGAKVIDVLTNLGEGTSANTLTLLLLGGRTQLEAAAEARPTFVSVWIGNNDVLGAAIAGNTALITPLEAFQQRYTQMLNKLQAMGVQGGLLIGVANVTVIPHFSPGIAYAQAEQAGAFPPTFDVADNCATTGATTLVPFSYAFGELLAAAMQGQSVTLDCVNDPRMLSPAETSTLVQTVEQYNTFIQQQADRLGWAYVDPNVKLQELKSQGQIPVFPNVTAEEPFGPYFSLDGVHPSTAAHRLVAQEAAAAINAVYGTNLQIQ